From the genome of Schaalia dentiphila ATCC 17982, one region includes:
- the iolD gene encoding 3D-(3,5/4)-trihydroxycyclohexane-1,2-dione acylhydrolase (decyclizing): MSKEAYKGTVRLTVAQAIIRFLSNQYTERDGVEHRLIAGAFGIFGHGNVAGVGQALLQNEIAPAEGENPMPYIMPRNEQGAIHAAAAFAKTTNRLQTWMTTASIGPGSLNMVTGAALATTNRLPVLIFPSDQFATRIPDPVLQQLEDPTSLDVTVNDAFRPVSRFFDRINRPEQLIPSLLAGMRVLTDPAETGAVTIALPQDVQAEAYDWPVEFFAKRVWHVRRPPAERAALERAVAKIRAAKRPLIIAGGGTIYSEASEELRAFAAATGIPVADTQAGKGAINCDHPCSVGGVGSTGGDSGNHLADKADLIIGVGTRYSDFTTASKTQFKNPDVSFVNINITPFDAAKQSAEMVVADAREALVALTEELSDYRVDESYTAEIAAEREAWAAKVEQCYHVGNAPLPAQTEVFGALNELLRDEDVVINAAGSMPGDLQALWQAKTPVQYHVEYAFSCMGYEVPAAMGVKLARPQSEVVSIVGDGTYQMLPMELATVAQEGIKVIYVLLQNYGFASIGALSESRGSQRFGTKYRQRGTGSHLEDTERIAGVDIAANARSWGIDVIEAHGIEEFKEAYKLAAASDRATMIHIETDLMGPNPPGSSWWDVAVSQVSELESTQRAYEDYQRDRKPQRHYL; the protein is encoded by the coding sequence ATGAGCAAAGAAGCCTACAAGGGAACCGTGCGCCTGACGGTCGCGCAGGCAATCATTCGCTTCCTGTCCAACCAGTACACCGAGCGTGACGGCGTCGAGCACCGCCTCATCGCGGGTGCCTTCGGTATCTTCGGTCACGGTAACGTCGCCGGTGTTGGCCAGGCCCTCCTGCAGAACGAGATTGCGCCGGCCGAGGGCGAGAACCCGATGCCCTACATCATGCCCCGCAACGAGCAGGGCGCGATCCACGCTGCCGCAGCCTTCGCCAAGACGACGAACCGCCTGCAGACCTGGATGACGACCGCGTCGATCGGCCCCGGCTCGCTCAACATGGTCACGGGCGCAGCCCTGGCGACGACCAACCGCCTGCCCGTCCTCATCTTCCCCTCCGACCAGTTCGCGACCCGCATCCCGGACCCGGTCCTCCAGCAGCTCGAAGACCCGACCTCGCTGGACGTCACCGTCAACGACGCGTTCCGTCCCGTGTCGCGCTTCTTCGACCGTATCAACCGTCCCGAGCAGCTGATCCCCTCTCTGCTGGCAGGCATGCGCGTCCTGACCGACCCGGCCGAGACCGGCGCCGTCACGATCGCCCTGCCCCAGGACGTCCAGGCCGAGGCCTACGACTGGCCGGTCGAGTTCTTCGCCAAGCGCGTGTGGCACGTGCGCCGTCCCCCGGCCGAGCGCGCCGCCCTCGAGCGCGCGGTCGCCAAGATCCGCGCCGCCAAGCGTCCCCTCATCATCGCCGGCGGCGGCACCATCTACTCCGAGGCCTCGGAGGAGCTGCGCGCGTTCGCGGCCGCGACCGGCATCCCGGTGGCGGACACGCAGGCCGGTAAGGGCGCCATCAACTGCGATCACCCGTGCTCCGTGGGTGGCGTCGGTTCCACCGGCGGCGACTCGGGCAACCACCTCGCAGACAAGGCCGACCTGATCATCGGCGTGGGCACGCGCTACTCCGACTTCACGACGGCCTCGAAGACGCAGTTCAAGAACCCCGACGTCTCCTTCGTCAACATCAACATCACGCCCTTCGACGCCGCCAAGCAGAGCGCCGAGATGGTCGTGGCCGACGCCCGCGAGGCCCTCGTCGCTCTGACCGAGGAGCTGTCCGACTACCGCGTCGACGAGTCCTACACCGCCGAGATCGCCGCCGAGCGCGAGGCCTGGGCTGCCAAGGTGGAGCAGTGCTACCACGTGGGCAACGCCCCGCTGCCCGCGCAGACCGAGGTCTTTGGTGCGCTGAACGAGCTCTTGCGCGACGAGGACGTGGTCATCAACGCTGCCGGCTCGATGCCCGGCGACCTGCAGGCCCTGTGGCAGGCGAAGACCCCCGTCCAGTACCACGTCGAATACGCATTCTCCTGCATGGGCTACGAGGTCCCGGCCGCCATGGGCGTCAAGCTGGCGCGTCCGCAGTCCGAGGTCGTCTCGATCGTCGGCGACGGCACCTACCAGATGCTCCCGATGGAGCTGGCCACGGTCGCCCAGGAGGGCATCAAGGTCATCTACGTCCTGCTGCAGAACTACGGCTTTGCGTCGATCGGCGCTCTGTCCGAGTCGCGCGGCTCCCAGCGCTTCGGCACGAAGTACCGCCAGCGTGGGACCGGCTCGCACCTGGAGGATACCGAGCGGATCGCCGGTGTGGATATCGCGGCGAACGCCCGTTCCTGGGGCATCGACGTGATCGAGGCCCACGGTATCGAGGAGTTCAAGGAAGCCTACAAGCTGGCCGCCGCCTCGGATCGCGCGACCATGATCCACATCGAGACGGACCTGATGGGTCCCAACCCGCCCGGATCCTCCTGGTGGGACG